One genomic region from Electrophorus electricus isolate fEleEle1 chromosome 25, fEleEle1.pri, whole genome shotgun sequence encodes:
- the trim45 gene encoding tripartite motif-containing protein 45 isoform X1: MQIDMINATVLFCGEEFTHETMKKSEMKQTSIQSNGRVSKSRAVCSVCSRMFREPKLLPCLHTFCADCIRQIEPFSAPKVDGKSTPLGAEGLAGDRNSVTVLCPECDSEVDLPSSGVDSLTTDHLALDEVFMETLLIESSVSCDLCSDGEAGQRCEVCSVNLCKFCSQAHRRQKRTSSHSIHSLEDLKAQGHLSRPVLCSVHAGQELRLFCEPCDLPVCRECAAAFHREHRCRPTHDVINHHGDRIRALVSGSLRPRLGRLEEALRRVDTSQGALQRHAKMLASEIRAFAQGYATAVEAHCSSLLRALEDLRLQRSNQLHLQRAQLLQSLADTGGAVDFAERLLTCGSEAEILDAKGVTVRRLITLLESGYDPQPDTVAHDDGSGICFLPQRCAGQVEGFPMVGVLHAKTTDPSKCVVQGEGVQQGAEGQRGEFTLICKDSAGELMGTGGDAVLVSVVHTEQKDCRVDATVVDNGDGSYAVSYLPEVSGSYSVWVCVKAQHVKGSPFSLTVRPKFRRHHGIFHCCSFCSSKGAKEAQCGCPGTMPGGFQGCGHGHKGHPGKDHWSCCGSLVKKSECLHGREPGSPHGRVRTVEL, from the exons ATGCAGATTGACATGATTAATGCTACAGTGTTGTTTTGTGGCGAGGAATTTACTCACGAAACCATGAAAAAATCCGAAATGAAACAAACCTCGATTCAGAGTAACGGCCGCGTCAGCAAGTCCAGGGCGGTTTGCAGCGTCTGCAGTCGCATGTTCCGAGAGCCCAAACTTCTCCCTTGTCTCCACACGTTTTGCGCCGACTGTATTCGGCAGATCGAGCCGTTTTCTGCACCGAAGGTTGACGGTAAGAGCACGCCGCTGGGAGCCGAGGGTCTCGCGGGAGACCGCAACTCTGTGACGGTTCTGTGTCCTGAGTGCGATTCGGAGGTAGACCTGCCATCATCCGGCGTGGACAGCCTCACCACAGACCACCTCGCCCTCGACGAGGTTTTCATGGAGACCCTCCTCATCGAGAGCAGCGTGTCGTGCGACTTGTGCAGCGACGGGGAGGCAGGCCAGCGTTGCGAGGTGTGCTCCGTCAACCTCTGCAAGTTCTGTAGTCAGGCGCACAG GAGACAAAAGAGGACGTCCAGCCACTCCATCCACAGCCTGGAGGATCTGAAGGCACAGGGACATCTCTCTAGGCCTGTCCTGTGCTCTGTGCACGCGGGCCAGGAGTTACGGCTCTTCTGTGAGCCCTGTGACCTGCCAGTTTGCCGAGAGTGCGCTGCAGCGTTCCACCGGGAACACCGGTGCCGCCCCACCCACGACGTCATCAATCACCATGGCGATCGTATCCGGGCACTGGTCTCCGGGAGCCTGCGTCCTCGCCTTGGCCGCCTGGAGGAGGCTCTGAGGCGCGTGGACACGTCCCAGGGCGCCCTGCAGAGGCACGCCAAGATGCTGGCGAGCGAGATACGGGCGTTTGCGCAAGGCTATGCCACCGCCGTGGAGGCGCACTGCAGCTCGCTGTTGCGCGCCTTGGAGGACCTGCGGCTCCAGCGCAGCAACCAGCTCCACCTGCAGAGGGCGCAGCTGCTGCAGTCCCTGGCCGACACCGGCGGTGCTGTGGACTTCGCTGAGCGCCTGCTCACGTGCGGCTCAGAGGCCGAGATACTCGACGCCAAGGGCGTCACCGTGAGGAGGCTAATTACCCTGCTGGAGTCCGGTTACGACCCCCAGCCGGACACGGTGGCCCACGACGACGGGAGCGGCATCTGTTTTTTGCCACAGCGATGCGCGGGTCAGGTGGAGGGCTTCCCCATGGTGGGGGTCCTCCATGCCAAGACGACAGACCCCAGCAAATGCGTCGTCCAGGGAGAAG gtgtccagcagggggcggagGGCCAAAGGGGAGAGTTCACACTGATCTGCAAGGACTCCGCAGGAGAGCTGATGGGTACAGGAGGAGATGCTGTCCTCGTCAGCGTAGttcacacagagcagaaagactg CAGGGTGGATGCGACAGTGGTGGACAACGGTGACGGTTCGTATGCCGTCTCTTACCTGCCCGAGGTGTCTGGGTCCTActcggtgtgggtgtgtgtgaaagctcaGCACGTCAAG GGCTCGCCGTTCTCGCTGACAGTCCGGCCCAAGTTCCGGCGTCACCACGGAATCTTCCACTGCTGCTCATTCTGCTCCAGCAAGGGCGCTAAAGAGGCGCAGTGTGGCTGCCCGGGCACCATGCCAG gagggttcCAGGGCTGTGGTCATGGCCATAAAGGTCACCCAGGAAAGGATCACTGGTCTTGCTGTGGAAGTCTGGTGAAGAAGTCTGAGTGTCTGCACGGCCGTGAGCCAGGCTCACCCCATGGACGTGTCCGGACCGTCGAGCTCTGA
- the trim45 gene encoding tripartite motif-containing protein 45 isoform X2 produces MQIDMINATVLFCGEEFTHETMKKSEMKQTSIQSNGRVSKSRAVCSVCSRMFREPKLLPCLHTFCADCIRQIEPFSAPKVDGKSTPLGAEGLAGDRNSVTVLCPECDSEVDLPSSGVDSLTTDHLALDEVFMETLLIESSVSCDLCSDGEAGQRCEVCSVNLCKFCSQAHRRQKRTSSHSIHSLEDLKAQGHLSRPVLCSVHAGQELRLFCEPCDLPVCRECAAAFHREHRCRPTHDVINHHGDRIRALVSGSLRPRLGRLEEALRRVDTSQGALQRHAKMLASEIRAFAQGYATAVEAHCSSLLRALEDLRLQRSNQLHLQRAQLLQSLADTGGAVDFAERLLTCGSEAEILDAKGVTVRRLITLLESGYDPQPDTVAHDDGSGICFLPQRCAGQVEGFPMVGVLHAKTTDPSKCVVQGEDISTECLWFLDTLFTHVPRQMILWCHERVESSCSASLFAMGEIGLPPCALLRAVLPTGVQQGAEGQRGEFTLICKDSAGELMGTGGDAVLVSVVHTEQKDCRVDATVVDNGDGSYAVSYLPEVSGSYSVWVCVKAQHVKGSPFSLTVRPKFRRHHGIFHCCSFCSSKGAKEAQCGCPGTMPGGFQGCGHGHKGHPGKDHWSCCGSLVKKSECLHGREPGSPHGRVRTVEL; encoded by the exons ATGCAGATTGACATGATTAATGCTACAGTGTTGTTTTGTGGCGAGGAATTTACTCACGAAACCATGAAAAAATCCGAAATGAAACAAACCTCGATTCAGAGTAACGGCCGCGTCAGCAAGTCCAGGGCGGTTTGCAGCGTCTGCAGTCGCATGTTCCGAGAGCCCAAACTTCTCCCTTGTCTCCACACGTTTTGCGCCGACTGTATTCGGCAGATCGAGCCGTTTTCTGCACCGAAGGTTGACGGTAAGAGCACGCCGCTGGGAGCCGAGGGTCTCGCGGGAGACCGCAACTCTGTGACGGTTCTGTGTCCTGAGTGCGATTCGGAGGTAGACCTGCCATCATCCGGCGTGGACAGCCTCACCACAGACCACCTCGCCCTCGACGAGGTTTTCATGGAGACCCTCCTCATCGAGAGCAGCGTGTCGTGCGACTTGTGCAGCGACGGGGAGGCAGGCCAGCGTTGCGAGGTGTGCTCCGTCAACCTCTGCAAGTTCTGTAGTCAGGCGCACAG GAGACAAAAGAGGACGTCCAGCCACTCCATCCACAGCCTGGAGGATCTGAAGGCACAGGGACATCTCTCTAGGCCTGTCCTGTGCTCTGTGCACGCGGGCCAGGAGTTACGGCTCTTCTGTGAGCCCTGTGACCTGCCAGTTTGCCGAGAGTGCGCTGCAGCGTTCCACCGGGAACACCGGTGCCGCCCCACCCACGACGTCATCAATCACCATGGCGATCGTATCCGGGCACTGGTCTCCGGGAGCCTGCGTCCTCGCCTTGGCCGCCTGGAGGAGGCTCTGAGGCGCGTGGACACGTCCCAGGGCGCCCTGCAGAGGCACGCCAAGATGCTGGCGAGCGAGATACGGGCGTTTGCGCAAGGCTATGCCACCGCCGTGGAGGCGCACTGCAGCTCGCTGTTGCGCGCCTTGGAGGACCTGCGGCTCCAGCGCAGCAACCAGCTCCACCTGCAGAGGGCGCAGCTGCTGCAGTCCCTGGCCGACACCGGCGGTGCTGTGGACTTCGCTGAGCGCCTGCTCACGTGCGGCTCAGAGGCCGAGATACTCGACGCCAAGGGCGTCACCGTGAGGAGGCTAATTACCCTGCTGGAGTCCGGTTACGACCCCCAGCCGGACACGGTGGCCCACGACGACGGGAGCGGCATCTGTTTTTTGCCACAGCGATGCGCGGGTCAGGTGGAGGGCTTCCCCATGGTGGGGGTCCTCCATGCCAAGACGACAGACCCCAGCAAATGCGTCGTCCAGGGAGAAG ATATTTCTACAGAATGTCTCTGGTTCCTGGATACTCTGTTTACCCACGTGCCTAGACAGATGATTCTGTGGTGCCACGAACGTGTGGAGTCCAGCTGTAGCGCCTCCCTTTTTGCAATGGGTGAA ATTGGTCTGCCCCCATGTGCTCTGCTCAGGGCTGTATTACCTACAggtgtccagcagggggcggagGGCCAAAGGGGAGAGTTCACACTGATCTGCAAGGACTCCGCAGGAGAGCTGATGGGTACAGGAGGAGATGCTGTCCTCGTCAGCGTAGttcacacagagcagaaagactg CAGGGTGGATGCGACAGTGGTGGACAACGGTGACGGTTCGTATGCCGTCTCTTACCTGCCCGAGGTGTCTGGGTCCTActcggtgtgggtgtgtgtgaaagctcaGCACGTCAAG GGCTCGCCGTTCTCGCTGACAGTCCGGCCCAAGTTCCGGCGTCACCACGGAATCTTCCACTGCTGCTCATTCTGCTCCAGCAAGGGCGCTAAAGAGGCGCAGTGTGGCTGCCCGGGCACCATGCCAG gagggttcCAGGGCTGTGGTCATGGCCATAAAGGTCACCCAGGAAAGGATCACTGGTCTTGCTGTGGAAGTCTGGTGAAGAAGTCTGAGTGTCTGCACGGCCGTGAGCCAGGCTCACCCCATGGACGTGTCCGGACCGTCGAGCTCTGA